Genomic DNA from Desulfurivibrio alkaliphilus AHT 2:
CGGATCGTCGACGGGCAGGGGGGCTGGATCGGGATCGGGGAAAGCGAGCTGGGGGGAACGGCGGTAATCATCGAGCTGCCCCGGAGAGATGGGGAAGGTTGAGCAAAGGCAGGCTTGCCGGCGGCATTAAAACAGCGCCGAATCGGTTATGAGCGCCGGGCCAGCAGGGAGAGCAGGTAAGCGCCGGCGGCCACCAGGATAATGGTGGGGCCGCTGGGCAGGTCGTGCAAAAAGCTGATGCCCAGGCCAAAGCTGACAAAGAGCAGGCAGCAAACGATGGCCCCCAGCATCATCTGCCCCAGGGTGCGGGCAAAGGTGCCGGCCACCGCCGCCGGCAGGGTGAGCAGGGCGATCACCATGATAATGCCCACCACCCGGACCAGCAAAACCACGGTCAGGGCGGTAAGGCAGAGCAGCAGCAGGTGATACAGGTCGCTGTTCAAGCCACGTAGCCGGGCAAATTCTCCGTCGAAACAAACCGCCAGCAACTGGTGGTAAAAAACCGCGCAGACCGTCACCACCACCAGGTTCAAGCCCAGCACCAACCAGATATCGGTTTGGCTGATCAGCAGAATATTGCCGAAAAGATAGCTCATGGGCTCCACATAGCCCGGGGTCTGGGCGATAAAGAGCAGGCCGATGGCCATGCCGGTGGCCCAAAGCGCCCCGATCACCGTATCTTCCCGCTGCTTGGCATGCAGGCTGACCAGCCCGATGATCAGAGCCGCCAGCAGGGCGGCGATCAGGGCCCCGTATAAGGGGTCAAACCAGCCGATGCCCACCCGGTGCTGCAGATAAAGCCCGGCGCCGATGCCCCCCAGTACGCAGTGGGCGATGGCCCCCGCCAGGTAGCTGATCCTTTTGGCCACCACGTAAGTTCCCATTATCCCAAAAGAGACGCTGGCCAGCAGGCCAACTAAAAAGGCATGGCGAAAAAAGGAGATATCGGGATTGCGCAAGGCCTCGATGAGTTCAAACACCGCCGCTCTCCCCCGGCCGGCAGTGGCCGCCGACGCAAGTGTGGTCATGCCTGATCATGGCCACATCGCCACCGTAGAGTTCCTGGATCATCTGGCCGTTAAGCTCCGAGACCGGGTGGGTGACCACCTGGCGGTTGACGCAGGCCACCCGCTGGAAAAAACTGGAGGCAAAGCCGATGTCGTGGGTAACCACCACCACGGTGCGGCTTTGATTCAACTCCTTGAGCAGGGCAAAAAGACTTTGCTCCGATTTAAGATCGATGTTGGCGGTTGGTTCGTCCAGCAGCAAGATTTCGGCGTCGCTGGCCAACGCCCGGGCGATCAGGGTTCGTTGCCGCTGGCCGCCGGAAAGGGAGGCAAAACGCTGCTCGGCCAGGGGTTCGAGTTTCATCAGCGCCAAGGCCTGGCGGGCGGCCTGGCGATCGTCCTGGCGGTACCAGCCCAGGGGCTGGCGGCCCAGGCGACCCATGAGCACCACATCCATCACCGTGACCGGAAAGAGGGGGTCGTAATGGGCGTACTGGGGCACATACCCCAGACGCAGGCGCACCTCGGCCGGTGTCCGCCCCAGCACCCGGATTTGCCCCCGTTGCGGGGTGAGCAGGCCTAAAATAAGTTTTAGCAGGGTGGTTTTGCCGCCGCCGTTGGGGCCGACCAGGCAAATGGAATCCAGGTGATCAATGCGCAGGTTTACCTGTTGTAAAACCGCAGGTTGATGGCGGTTGTAGGCAAAATCAAGCCCGCTCACCTCGATTACCGGGGCGGCGTTGGCTATGCTTTCTGCCGGCGGATTCACTGGTCACCGCTCGGGGTTAAGGCTTCCTGGATGACGCTGGCCATCTGTTCCAGGTTGCGCAGCACGTCGGCGGCCAAAGGGTCCAGCATGACCACCCGCCCGTCGATGGCGCGGGCGACGGCGTCGGCGCTGCGCCGGTCGAACTGGGGTTGAGTAAAAACCACCCGCACCCCTTCCCGGCGCGCAGCCTCGATCAGGGCAATCAACTGGCGCGGGGTGGGCGATTTGCCGGCAATCTCCACCGGCTTTTGCTGCAAGTCGTAAGCGGCGGCAAAATAGCCGAAAGCCGGGTGGTAAACAAAAAAGGTCTGCCCGGCCAGCGGCGCCAGCCGTGCTTGGTTGCGGGCATGCAACTCTTTAATGCGTTGCCGCAGCCGTTCATGGGCCGCCTGGTAATGGGCGGCATGATCCGGGTCGGCGGCGCTTAAGCCGTTCAGGATATGCCTGCTGATGATCAGCAACTCTTCCGGTCCCAGCCAGATATGGGGGTCCAGTTCGCCGTGCCGGTGAGCGGCCCCCTCGCCATGGCGGTGATCGTGGTCGTGGTGATGTTCCGGCATGGGCAGTTTATCGATATTGCGGGAGACATCGATAATTTGGGGCCCGCTTCCCTGCTGCTGGGGAGTCCTGGCCAGCAGGGTGCGCTCAAAGGGCATGTTCAGGGCAAAAAAGATGTCGGCCCGAGCCAGTTCCGTGACCTGGCCGGGGCGCGGCTCAAAGGTATGGGGGTCCTGGCCCGGGGGAATCAGGGTCCCAACCCGGACCCGCTCGCCGCCTATTTCCGCCACCAGGAAGGAAAGCGGCGCAATGCCGGTGATTACTCGCAGTTCGGCGGCCGCGGCCGTTGCCGGTCCGGCCGCTGAGAGCCAGCAGCAGAAGAGCAGGGCGGTAAGGCAGAGTTGGGCTTTCGAGATCATGGAATTTATGGGTTTGATCATGGTTGGTATTTTTTGTTTTTGATCTACTATCTTGCCATTGCTTTCGCAACAGAGATTGCAAAAGTTGGTTTTTTTTCCTGTAATATGAGTTAGAATGTCATTTAATAGTTTGGGCTCACCGTTTTCCCGGCTGGCTGCCCCGGTGAGATAACGGTCTTTTGGTTGTGGTAGTCGCCCCTTTGTCGCGGAGCAAGGAGAATCGCCATGTTTGGTTTGGGAATGCCGGAGTTGATTGTCATCCTGATTATCGCCTTTCTGGTTTTTGGCGGCAAAAAGCTGCCGGAAATCGGCTCTGGCCTGGGAAAGGCCATAAGCTCGTTTAAAAAAGGAGTACGGGAGGTGGAGCAGGAAAGTGGAGTCAGCGACATCAAGTCCTTGAAAGAAGATATCCAGGATGAGGTCAACAAGGTCAAGGATGCAGGCGGCGGCAAATAGTCAACCGCATTAAGGCCCAGTTTCCGCTTCATCCGCTTCACTTCATCCGATTCGTCCGGCAAAAGCCGTTAGCGCCAAGCTCTTCAAGACCATGGCGCTAACGGCTTTTGCCGTTTTACTTCCTGGCAAGGCAGAATCGGCACAACTGCTCACCAAGGCCAGTAGCCTGCCGGTTTAACAAACAGTAATCGTTCTGCAGTGCTGCAGGTTCGGGCAAGCAGCCAGGCGCAGCGTACCCCTGTACGTAAGCCTGGCTGATCGCCCGAATATGCGGTGCTGCAGAACGATTACTAGTCGTCGAAATCTCCTTCGGGGCCTTTGTCGCTATCCAGGGTAGCGGCTTTTTCAACAATTTTGTCGCCGGTCCACTGGGCCGGGTCTTCCAGGCGCTCCGCCTTGGGGCCAAGGTCGTGGCTGCCTTGCTGAATAATCGCCGCCAGGGCCGCCTCGGCGGTGTCTTCGGCGTTAAACACCGAGGTGAGCAGTTTGTAGACAAAATCCTCCACCGCCTTGCACATCCGCTGCCGTACCGCCGCCGGCTGACCGGTGAGACGGTTGGCAAAAGGCAGGTTGAGATTCTTGTAATTGCCTCCCTTCCAGCCCTGGGCCTCGGCGTAGGCCACCATTTCCTCCCACAACGACTCGGTTACCCCCTCGTTCTTGAGTTTCACGAAACGACCGTCGGCATCGAGCTTGGCGTTGCCGTAGTCGTTGACCTCCACCCCCCAGGAGACCATCTGCAGGGCGGTGGCCACGTTGGCCTTGGTGGTCCGGGTCTGCTCGGCAATGGCCCGCAGGCGGTCCGAGGAGTTGCCCGAGGTGCCGTGCTGGGCACCGGAGATACGGTAGGGGGAAAGCTGGTCATGAATCTTGCGCGTCAGTTCCACGTCAATCCCGGCGTCGCTGGCTTCGATGCCGTGGGTGGTGCCGTTGTTAAGGGCGATCCAGTCCGGGAAGATGTTGTGGGCATTGAGCCCCTGGATCAAAAACAGGGCCTCATCGGGGGTGGACAGCCCGCTGGTACCTTTGATTTCACCCACCTCGGTTTCATAACCGGCCCAGGCCGGCACCAGTTGGCTTAAGGCCAGGTTGGTCAGCAGGTTCTTGTCGTCGGGCAGGTGGGAGGCGTCGATGGCGATGGAAGTGATCCCGTGTTCAAAGAGGGTGGGGATCTCCACCTTGGCGAAGTCGATGTCGCTTTCCTTTTTCAGCCCGTAATGGTCGGCGTGGATGGCCACCGGAATGGTAATCCCCAACTCGTTCATGGCCGTGTCCACCAGGGTGGCCATGTTCCAGTAATTTACCGGGCAATAGGCCTTGGCACCGCCTTCGGAGCGGGCGATTTCAATGATGATGGCGGCATTGGCCCGCTGGGCGGCGGCCAGGGCGCCACGGATAATAAAAGGATTGCGGGCGTTGGCGGCGATGGTCATGCAGCGGCCCTTGGTCAACAAGGCCCGGTCGATAACCTTGCCGCTGACGATCAGGGCTTTGGAATTGGGGAACAGGGCGGTGATGTTGGGGGGGCGACCCACCGCCAGCGCGCGTTCAAAATCAGCCTGGTTAACGGCCATGGCAAACCTCCTAATTAGTCTATAAAAACTGGGTTGAAACAGATTCTCGGTAGATGGTGCGACTTACCGCTATGATACCCAGAAGAGAATAGCCAAGCGGCAGCAAGGGTGCAAGAACTGAATGGCCTTTTTTTGCCCCTGCCTTGGCGTGGCCGGCCAATTGGCACAAAAAAAGCCCCGTACCGAACGGTACGGGGCTTTGTGGATTCAGGGTGTAAAAATCTTAGAGCTGGCGAACGTTGCTTGCCGCCGGGCCCTTGGGACCGTCAACGATCTCGAATTCGACCCGGGCTCCTTCCTGCAGGGACTTGAAGCCCTGCCCCAAAATGGCGGTGTGATGTACGAATACGTCACTGCCGCTGTCTTGAGCGATAAAGCCGAAACCTTTTGCGTCGTTGAACCACTTTACTGTACCTTCTGCCATGATCTGCTACTCCTCATACTGGACGCGGTCACCAATGACCACTTGATAAGTTCACCAGGCCCGGCCGGTAACCCCGGCTACACCTGGCTTGCCGCCTCTTGCGCCAACAAAAAAACCGCACGGTCAATTTTGCCTGTGCGGTTTTCCTCTGCGTAATCTTGTTAATCACCAAACAGATGTTGCGCAACAACGGCGTCTAAAAAAACATAACCAACTAAATACCACGGCGCCAAGGGGATGGCAAGATAAAAAAAACATTATTTGCAGCTTGGGTGGCGAGAAACAGGCCGCCAACTTTAAAAAAATAATTTCAGCCCTGATGTTTGCTATCATGCTGTAATTTCGCGATTTACACTCAGGGAAGCAATGGTGCTAATTTTTGATTGACAGATACCGCGCGTTGCAGCGACGATACATTACGCCATGATGGAGTATTGAGGGCCTAAGGAAAACTTGCATTCACCAGGGAAGGGGAGGTGGACATGATGAGACTGAAGACAAGCTTATTGCTGCTGGTTGCAATGACAATGCTGGTTGCCGGCATCTTGCCGGCCGCTGCCCAGGAAGTGCCAGAGCATCCCTTGATACGTCCATTTCCCGGGGCGGTGCTGCATGAGAGAAGCTCCGTTTATCAGAATTTCGACTCCTACGAATTTCAGGTGCGAAACCCGCAAACCGGGAGAGCCGAAAGGCAGATGGTTAAGGGGGAATATCGACGGCTGCGCTATTTTTTGCATAAAGAGGATGGTAGTCGCGACACCAGTGTTTCACGGGTGGAGTATTTTGAAAATTTTAAAAGCGCCGCTCTGGCCATGGGGGGTGAAATCAAATGGGAAGACTCAAGGGAGCTGGTGTTTACCATTCCCCGTGAAGATGGAGGGGTAACCTGGTGTCGGGTAGAGGTGTCGGTGGGGGCTGGTTCGACAATCCTGATTATCATTGATGAAGAACCTCTTGAAATAAAACTGGAGTTTGGCCCGGACCAGATGAAAGCCGCCCTCGACGCCGACGGCCGGATCGCCCTTTACGGTATTCTCTTTGATTACGACAGGGCAACGTTGCAGCAAGCCTCGAGCAAACAGCTCCAAGGAATAGTGACCCTGCTGCACGATCATCCTGACCTGCGGCTTGAGATTCAGGGGCATACCGACAGTGATGGCAGTGCCGCCTACAATCTTCAGCTTTCCCAGCGCCGGGCGGAATCGGTGCTGAACTACCTGTTGCTTTTCGGGATTGACCCCTCGCGTCTTAAGTCGAAAGGATATGGCGAAACAATGCCGGTGGCGCCCAACGACACGGCTGAAAATAAAGCCAAAAACCGCCGCGTGGAGCTGGTGCGGCTGGATTAACGGGGCGGCCGGTAACAATCTCTTCCCGATTGTTACCGGCAGTGAAAAATGGAATGACATTTTTCCTTGACGTCAGCCAACAGCCCCACTATCTTTCCGATATTTATGTGACAACCCGGTAAAAAGTCGCGGGATGCCCGGGCTGGTCTGGTCGGTGATACTGCCGGTTACCATGCCTGTCCCGGTGCTGTTGCGGCTTTTTATCGTCGGCAGATGTTTGTTCCTGTTTTCGTCAACCATTAAGTTACCCGTAATACACCAGAAAACCCAAAAGGAGGAAACCCGTATGTCCGTCTATGTTGTAGGGCACTCAAGCCCCGATACCGATTCCGTAGCATCCGCCATCGCCTTTGCTCACTACCTGAAGGCCACCGGCACCGACGCTGTTCCCGTGGCCCAGTCCGCCGACCTCAGCCCCGAGACCACCCTGGTTTTGGAGCGCTTTGGCCTGTCCAAGCCGGAGCTGTTCACCGACGCCGCCGACAAGGACGTGGCCCTGGTGGATTTCAGCGATATCGGCCAGGCTCCGGACAACATCAAAAGCGCCAACGTGGTGGCCATTGTCGACCATCATAAAATCGGCGATATCACCACCAACGGTCCCATCTTCTTCTACGCCAAGCCGGTGGGCTGCACCTGCACGGTGCTCAACGAGATGTTCAAGAACAACAACGTTGATCTGCCCAAGGATATCGCCGGTGCCATGCTCTGCGCCATCCTCAGCGATACCGTGAACTTCAAGTCCCCCACCTGCACCGACGAAGATAAGGCCGCCGTCAAGGAACTGGCCGCCAAGGCCGGGGTTACCGACACCGATTCCCTGTTCATGGAGATGCTCAAGGCCAAGTCGGCGGTGGATGGAGTGCCCATCAAAGACCTGGTCTTCCGCGACTACAAAGATTTCGACATGGGCGGCAAGAAGGTCGGCATCTGCCAGCTGGAACTGGCCACCCTGGACCAGGTAGCCGCCATCCGCAACGACCTGATCAAGGGCCTGCAGGATGTCAAGGCCGACGGCCGCCACACGGTGATCATGATGCTCACCGACGTGGTCAAGGAAGGTTCCGAGCTGCTGGTCTTCTCTGATGATCCGGCGGTTGTGGAAAGCGCCTTCGGCGGCAAACTGAGCAACGACACCATGTGGGTCGACGGCATGATGAGCCGCAAGAAGCAGACCGTACCGCCGCTGCAAAAAGCCTTCGGCGCCTAAATAATTGTCCAGCAAAACCGTATCTTCTCGGGCGATCAGTCAAGCGCCGGAAGATGCGGTACTGCTGAACGATTACGCCTTAAACGATCACGGGGCACCGTAAACCTTACGGCACCCCGTGATCGCTTTTCCCCTCTTACCTCTTTAACAACCTACGGCCGGGGCAGGCATAACTCTTCCAGGTAGTTGATGGATTGCAGATAGTTGAAGTCCGGGCTCTGCTCGCTGGTATGGCAGCGGCGGCAGGTTTCGGCTTGCGGTCGCCGGATGACGCCGGGCGTTGCTTGGGGCTGGTTACGGGTGGCCACATGTTCCCGGCCGGGACCATGGCAGGTCTCGCAGCCCACCCCCCGCAAGGCTGAGGGCAACGACAGCGCCTGTACCTCGTCATCCTGGTAGTCGACGGTTACGTGGCAGGCAATGCAGGCCGGGTCGTACTGGCGCTGCCGCTGTTCCAGTGTCTTGTAGGCCTGGGCATGGCGGCTCTGCTGCCAGTTGGCGGTTTGCGACTGGTGGCACTGGGCGCAGGCTTGCCAGCCCAGGTAAGGGAAATCCTCCCTGGTCTCTTGTTGCTGACGGTTTTTTATGGCCTGCTGACGACCGATCTCGTTGATTTCCTCATTGATTGCGGCCACCAGCCGGAGCATTTTTTCATCTTCCGGGTAGTTATGGTCCAGGTTGAAAAACTGGTTATGGAAACTGCCGGCCTGGCGTTGCCCCGCCGTTTCTTCCAGCGCCGCCACACGCTTTTTCAGAGCTTTGATCTCCTGCTGCAGCTCCTCCTGGTAGGCCGCCATCCGCTGCCGGTAGATCTTTTGGCTCTCGGTTTTTTCGGGTTCCTCGGCAACCTCGGTGGCAGAGTGCTCCTTTTCCACCCATTGCAGTGAACGTTGCAGGCTACGCCACTGCCAGTTAAGGCGATCAAGCTCCTGGCGTTTATCCTCCAACTGGGCCAGTTCCTGGTCGAACCAGATTTGATCCGGGGTCCAGGTTATTTCCATCAGGCCCAGCCGTTTGCCCTGGCGGCCGACGGAGGTGATGACGGTGTTGTTGACTCGCCGGGGGCGCAGGTTGGCCTCGCTGTTGCGGCTGGCTACGATGAGCAGGTGAATTTCGGGAAATTCGGCGGCAATAGCCTCGTTCTCCGTAGCTTCCAGGCCGGACAATAACACCAGAAAATCGCTTTCAGCGCTGAAATGCGCCACCTGTTCCGGCAGTACCTCCCGCCAGGGTCGTAAGGCCGGCACGGCAGGTTTGTCGGCTTTAGCCGCCGGGTCGGCAGCTGTGGTTGCATTTATTGTCGAGGGGAGGGAACCGGTTAAAGCGATGACCCCAACTTTGTTGCCGCCTTTCTTCACCACCACTCCCGGGGGGAAGGGGGGCTTGTTGCGGGCCTGGTCGATGAGGTCGGCACTGAGCCAGAGCGGTTGCTGGGACTCGGCTGTGATGGTCAGCAAAAAATCGAGCCCGGCGGCCAAATCCAGGGCGTTGACTCCCACCGCGTCAAAGCCCATGTCTTGATAGGCGACGACTATGCCCCGGGCCGTGGCCCGGTCCTGTTGCTGCAGGCCGGGGTTGAGCCGTTCCCGTTTAAAGAGCAGGGCCCCGGCGTCCAGGGCTAAAGTGTTCGGGTTCTGTTGCCTGGCCAGGTTCAGTTGCGCCGCTTTTCTGGGCAGACCGCCCAGTTGTTCCGATACTCAGCCGCAGGGTTCGATCTCGCCCCGCACGTCGTTGGAATAAAGCAGCAGCAGGTCGGTCGTCGACTGTGCAGGGGATTGCCGGTCGGCCGTGGTCAAGGTCACCGCCGGGCCGGCGAAAACGGCTGCCATTGCCAGCAGAGCCGCTAGCCATACTTTAGGGGTATTAATCATTTTACAGGCCTCGCTAGGGTTGGGTCTTTTTTCGTTGGGCCAGGATTTTGCGCCATTTTTCCAGTCGCTCCTTAACCAGCGCCTCATGTCCGCGGTTGGTGGGATGATAAAACCTGGTGCCGGCCAACTGGTCCGGCAGATGCTGCTGATCCACCAGCCCCAGACGGTCGTCGTGGGCGTACTGGTAGTCCTTGCCGTAGTTAAGGTCCCGCATCAGCTTGGTGGGGGCATTGCGCAGGTGGAGCGGCACCGGCAGGCTGCCGCTTTTTTTGATGGTGGCCAGCACCTGGTTGTAGGCGGCGTAAACGGCGTTGCTTTTGGGCGCGGTGGCCAGATAAACCACTGCCTGGGCCAGGGCCAGTTCACCCTCCGGGCTGCCCAGCAGGTGGTAACTCTCCCGGGCCTGCACGGCCAGGCCCAGAGCCTGGGGGTCGGCGTTGCCGATATCTTCCGAGGCAAAGCGGATCAGGCGACGGGCGATGTAAAGCGGCTCTTCCCCGGCGGCCAGCATCCGGCCCAGCCAGTACAGGGCCCCGTCGGGGTCGCTGTCGCGCAGGCTTTTGTGCAGGGCCGAAATCAGATTGTAATGTTCCTCGCCGTCGGCATCGTAGCGCAGGCTGTGGCGCTGAATGGCCTCTTCCACCGTGGTCAGGCCGATTTGCACCTCACCGCCGATCTCTTGGCTTGCAGTCTGTCCCCGGGCCTGATCCTGGGCCAGGGCGGCGGCGATTTCCAGGCTGTTGAGCAGGCTCCTGGCATCGCCATCGGCGATGCTGATCAGGTGATCGGCGGCCTCCCGGCTGATCTTCAGGCGCAGCTTCCCCAGGCCCCGTTCTTCATCACTCAGAGCCCGTTCCAGGATGATCTGTAGATCTTCCGCCGCCAAGGGGTTGAGCACAATCACCCGGCAACGGGAGAGTAGCGGGGCGATGACATGAAAAGAGGGGTTTTCGGTGGTGGCCCCGATCAGGGTGATCAGTCCGGCCTCCACGTGGGGGAGAAAGGCATCCTGCTGAGATTTGTTGAAACGGTGGATCTCATCGACAAAGAGTACGCTGCCCCGGCCGCTTTCCGCCCTGATGCGGCGGCTTCGTTCGACAATTTCCCGGATCTCCTTGACCCCGGAGAGGACCGCCGAGAAAAAGACAAAATCCGCCCCGCTGCCGCCGGCCAGAATCCGGGCCAGGGTGGTTTTGCCGGAACCCGGCGGACCCCAGAGCAAAAGCGATGGGAGGTAACCGTGGCGGCTTAAGCCGGCGAGCAGTTTGTCGTCAGCCAGCAGATGGCGCTGGCCGACGAAATCATCCAGCCGGGCTGGGCGCATCCGTTCGGCCAGCGGGGTGGTAGGCTGGTCCCGCTGGGGTTGGTTTTTCCTCGCTGCCGTTTTGCTGTTGCTCATTAGATTATATCGAAATCCAGTTGATAGATCAGCTGCCAAACGTTGATGTTGCCGTCGTTACGGCCGGCCAGCAGGGTATGGGGCCGGGGGCCGGGGGCCAGGCTGCGGATGCCGCCGCCCCGGCCATCGAGACAAAAAAGCTTTTCGCCGCCTTCCAGGCTGATGATGTTAATCAGATCGTCATCGCCGGCGGAGGCCAGGCAACGGCCGTCGGCCAGCCCCAGCACCGCCCGAATCCGGTCGTGGTGGGGTTTGATACTGTGTTGCGCTTCATCGCCCCGCCGTGGCCAGATCTTCACCCGCCGGTCCCCGCCGGTGGAAATAAAGTGCTCGCCGGCCACCGTTGCCGCCAGATCATACACCGATCCGGCGTGGGCCTGGACGGTGGCGGTACATTCACGCATGCGACTTTGCCAGTGGCGCAGCAGACCATCTTCGCTGCCGCTGATCAGTTCCAGGCCCTGGTCCGGGTAACACAGGGCGCTGATGGCGCCGC
This window encodes:
- a CDS encoding metal ABC transporter permease, with the translated sequence MFELIEALRNPDISFFRHAFLVGLLASVSFGIMGTYVVAKRISYLAGAIAHCVLGGIGAGLYLQHRVGIGWFDPLYGALIAALLAALIIGLVSLHAKQREDTVIGALWATGMAIGLLFIAQTPGYVEPMSYLFGNILLISQTDIWLVLGLNLVVVTVCAVFYHQLLAVCFDGEFARLRGLNSDLYHLLLLCLTALTVVLLVRVVGIIMVIALLTLPAAVAGTFARTLGQMMLGAIVCCLLFVSFGLGISFLHDLPSGPTIILVAAGAYLLSLLARRS
- a CDS encoding metal ABC transporter ATP-binding protein → MNPPAESIANAAPVIEVSGLDFAYNRHQPAVLQQVNLRIDHLDSICLVGPNGGGKTTLLKLILGLLTPQRGQIRVLGRTPAEVRLRLGYVPQYAHYDPLFPVTVMDVVLMGRLGRQPLGWYRQDDRQAARQALALMKLEPLAEQRFASLSGGQRQRTLIARALASDAEILLLDEPTANIDLKSEQSLFALLKELNQSRTVVVVTHDIGFASSFFQRVACVNRQVVTHPVSELNGQMIQELYGGDVAMIRHDHTCVGGHCRPGESGGV
- a CDS encoding metal ABC transporter solute-binding protein, Zn/Mn family; this translates as MISKAQLCLTALLFCCWLSAAGPATAAAAELRVITGIAPLSFLVAEIGGERVRVGTLIPPGQDPHTFEPRPGQVTELARADIFFALNMPFERTLLARTPQQQGSGPQIIDVSRNIDKLPMPEHHHDHDHRHGEGAAHRHGELDPHIWLGPEELLIISRHILNGLSAADPDHAAHYQAAHERLRQRIKELHARNQARLAPLAGQTFFVYHPAFGYFAAAYDLQQKPVEIAGKSPTPRQLIALIEAARREGVRVVFTQPQFDRRSADAVARAIDGRVVMLDPLAADVLRNLEQMASVIQEALTPSGDQ
- the tatA gene encoding twin-arginine translocase TatA/TatE family subunit encodes the protein MFGLGMPELIVILIIAFLVFGGKKLPEIGSGLGKAISSFKKGVREVEQESGVSDIKSLKEDIQDEVNKVKDAGGGK
- a CDS encoding class II fructose-bisphosphate aldolase: MAVNQADFERALAVGRPPNITALFPNSKALIVSGKVIDRALLTKGRCMTIAANARNPFIIRGALAAAQRANAAIIIEIARSEGGAKAYCPVNYWNMATLVDTAMNELGITIPVAIHADHYGLKKESDIDFAKVEIPTLFEHGITSIAIDASHLPDDKNLLTNLALSQLVPAWAGYETEVGEIKGTSGLSTPDEALFLIQGLNAHNIFPDWIALNNGTTHGIEASDAGIDVELTRKIHDQLSPYRISGAQHGTSGNSSDRLRAIAEQTRTTKANVATALQMVSWGVEVNDYGNAKLDADGRFVKLKNEGVTESLWEEMVAYAEAQGWKGGNYKNLNLPFANRLTGQPAAVRQRMCKAVEDFVYKLLTSVFNAEDTAEAALAAIIQQGSHDLGPKAERLEDPAQWTGDKIVEKAATLDSDKGPEGDFDD
- a CDS encoding cold-shock protein, producing MAEGTVKWFNDAKGFGFIAQDSGSDVFVHHTAILGQGFKSLQEGARVEFEIVDGPKGPAASNVRQL
- a CDS encoding OmpA family protein, coding for MIRPFPGAVLHERSSVYQNFDSYEFQVRNPQTGRAERQMVKGEYRRLRYFLHKEDGSRDTSVSRVEYFENFKSAALAMGGEIKWEDSRELVFTIPREDGGVTWCRVEVSVGAGSTILIIIDEEPLEIKLEFGPDQMKAALDADGRIALYGILFDYDRATLQQASSKQLQGIVTLLHDHPDLRLEIQGHTDSDGSAAYNLQLSQRRAESVLNYLLLFGIDPSRLKSKGYGETMPVAPNDTAENKAKNRRVELVRLD
- a CDS encoding manganese-dependent inorganic pyrophosphatase produces the protein MSVYVVGHSSPDTDSVASAIAFAHYLKATGTDAVPVAQSADLSPETTLVLERFGLSKPELFTDAADKDVALVDFSDIGQAPDNIKSANVVAIVDHHKIGDITTNGPIFFYAKPVGCTCTVLNEMFKNNNVDLPKDIAGAMLCAILSDTVNFKSPTCTDEDKAAVKELAAKAGVTDTDSLFMEMLKAKSAVDGVPIKDLVFRDYKDFDMGGKKVGICQLELATLDQVAAIRNDLIKGLQDVKADGRHTVIMMLTDVVKEGSELLVFSDDPAVVESAFGGKLSNDTMWVDGMMSRKKQTVPPLQKAFGA
- a CDS encoding UshA-like (seleno)protein gives rise to the protein MINTPKVWLAALLAMAAVFAGPAVTLTTADRQSPAQSTTDLLLLYSNDVRGEIEPCGUVSEQLGGLPRKAAQLNLARQQNPNTLALDAGALLFKRERLNPGLQQQDRATARGIVVAYQDMGFDAVGVNALDLAAGLDFLLTITAESQQPLWLSADLIDQARNKPPFPPGVVVKKGGNKVGVIALTGSLPSTINATTAADPAAKADKPAVPALRPWREVLPEQVAHFSAESDFLVLLSGLEATENEAIAAEFPEIHLLIVASRNSEANLRPRRVNNTVITSVGRQGKRLGLMEITWTPDQIWFDQELAQLEDKRQELDRLNWQWRSLQRSLQWVEKEHSATEVAEEPEKTESQKIYRQRMAAYQEELQQEIKALKKRVAALEETAGQRQAGSFHNQFFNLDHNYPEDEKMLRLVAAINEEINEIGRQQAIKNRQQQETREDFPYLGWQACAQCHQSQTANWQQSRHAQAYKTLEQRQRQYDPACIACHVTVDYQDDEVQALSLPSALRGVGCETCHGPGREHVATRNQPQATPGVIRRPQAETCRRCHTSEQSPDFNYLQSINYLEELCLPRP
- a CDS encoding replication-associated recombination protein A, translated to MSNSKTAARKNQPQRDQPTTPLAERMRPARLDDFVGQRHLLADDKLLAGLSRHGYLPSLLLWGPPGSGKTTLARILAGGSGADFVFFSAVLSGVKEIREIVERSRRIRAESGRGSVLFVDEIHRFNKSQQDAFLPHVEAGLITLIGATTENPSFHVIAPLLSRCRVIVLNPLAAEDLQIILERALSDEERGLGKLRLKISREAADHLISIADGDARSLLNSLEIAAALAQDQARGQTASQEIGGEVQIGLTTVEEAIQRHSLRYDADGEEHYNLISALHKSLRDSDPDGALYWLGRMLAAGEEPLYIARRLIRFASEDIGNADPQALGLAVQARESYHLLGSPEGELALAQAVVYLATAPKSNAVYAAYNQVLATIKKSGSLPVPLHLRNAPTKLMRDLNYGKDYQYAHDDRLGLVDQQHLPDQLAGTRFYHPTNRGHEALVKERLEKWRKILAQRKKTQP